Proteins encoded within one genomic window of Macrobrachium nipponense isolate FS-2020 chromosome 9, ASM1510439v2, whole genome shotgun sequence:
- the LOC135218205 gene encoding tigger transposable element-derived protein 1-like has protein sequence MGPKKVSAKDNGDRMKRMMSIELKQEIIEKHERGTRVIELAKIYDRSTSTICTILKQKDAIKSATPAKGTTILSQLRTNIHEEMEKLLLVWVKEKLAGDTVTETVICEKARSIYADLVKKEASTSKEASEEVFKASHGWFDNFKKRTSIHSVVRHGEAANANVKAADTYIQKFAALVAREGYIPQQVFNCDEMGLFWRKMPRRTYITAEEKMMPGHKSIKDRLTLALCANASGDCKVKPLLVYHSENPRAFKTHKILKEKLHVMWRANARAWVTRQFFTDWVNLVFGPAVKTYLQENKLTMKALLILDNAPAHPPGLEDDILEEFQFIKVLYLPPNTTSILQPMDQQVISNFKKLYTKHLFRHCFEVTENTNLTQREFWKDHYNIVICLRIIDLAWQGVTRRTLNSAWKKLWPDAVAERDFEGFEPETEQEELEEIVSLGKSMGSGGR, from the coding sequence ATGGGGCCGAAGAAAGTGAGTGCTAAGGACAATGGTGACAGGATGAAAAGGATGATGTCGATAGAACTAaagcaagaaataatagaaaaacatgagcgtGGCACACGAGTGATTGAACTCGCAAAGATCTATGACCGTAGTACATCGACAATTTGTACGATAttgaagcagaaggatgccatcaagagTGCTACACcagcaaaaggaaccacaattctttcccaattaaggacaaatattCACGAGGAAATGGAGAAGCTTCTGCTCGTGTGGGTGAAAGAGAAGTTGGCAGGAGATACAGTGACGGAGACGGTAATATGCGAGAAGGCACGGAGTATTTATGCCGACTTAGTGAAGAAAGAAGCATCAACTTCTAAAGAGGCATCAGAAGAAGTGTTTAAGGCAAGCCATggctggtttgataattttaagaagagaactagcatccattcagtggtgaggCATGGCGAAGCTGCGAATGCAAATGTGAAAGCAGCCGATACATACATCCAAAAGTTCGCTGCGCTTGTTGCGAGGGAAGGCTACATCCCACAACAGGTGTTCAACTGCGATGAAATGGGCCTATTTTGGAGGAAAATGCCACGGAGGACTTACATCACAGCAGAGGAGAAGATGATGCCAGGCCATAAATCCATTAAGGACCGTCTGACCCTTGCATTATGTGCAAATGCTAGCGGTGATTGTAAAGTGAAGCCACTGCTAGTTTATCATTCGGAaaatcctcgagccttcaagacgcacaagatactgaaagaaaaattgcacGTTATGTGGCGCGCCAATGCTAGGGCATGGGTTACGCGGCAGTTTTTTACTGACTGGGTAAATCTCGTCTTTGGCCCTGCAGTGAAGACGTATCTGCAAGAAAATAAACTCACAATGAAAGCATTGCTCATCCTTGATAATGCTCCAGCCCACCCACCTGGTCTTGAAGATGATATTCTGGAGGAGTTCCAGTTTATCAAAGTtctctacctcccacccaatacgacTTCAATCCTACAGCCGATGGATCAGCAGGTCATTTCCAACTTCAAAAAGCTGTACACGAAGCACTTGTTCCGCCACTGCTTTGAAGTgacagaaaacacaaatctaaccCAACGAGAGTTTTGGAAAGATCATTACAACATCGTGATCTGTCTACGTATCATTGACTTGGCATGGCAAGGGGTAACAAGACGAACGTTGAACTCTGCATGGAAAAAGTTATGGCCTGATGCTGTTGCAGAAAGAGATTTCGAAGGGTTTGAGCCCGAGACCGAGCAAGAAGAGTTGGAGGAGATTGTATCTCTCGGAAAGTCGATGGGTTCTGGAGGTAGATGA